In Streptomyces sp. NBC_01551, one DNA window encodes the following:
- a CDS encoding S28 family serine protease: MRKTLGWLLSLVVLIGTMGAAGFTAQAATAAGRAAGPDIKDRILGVPGMSLVEEKPYPGYQFFVLNYTQPVDHKNPWKGTFQQRLTLLHKDTSRPTVFFTSGYNVNTNPRRSEPTTIVDGNQVSLEYRFFTPSRPDPANWANLDIWQAASDQHRVFTALKKIYTKNWLATGASKGGMTATYYERFYPRDMDGVVAYVAPNDVVNKEDSAYDRFFTKVGTKECRDKLNAVQREALVRRDALEVKYAAAAAENGWTFTTIGNLDKAYEAVVLDYVWAYWQYSLLSDCGTIPTAATATDQEIWDSIDTISGFSAYTDQGLETYTPYYYQAGTQLGAPTIKLPHLGNLSRYGYQGPRNFVPRDIPMSFQPTAMADVDSWVRDNANQMLFVYGQNDPWGAEPFHLGYGVRDSYVMTAPGANHGASVSKLLDGEKTLATAKILQWAGVAPAATLTDAGRATPLAKPDARLDQHDLEREQQLRP, translated from the coding sequence ATGCGCAAGACGCTCGGATGGCTGCTGTCGCTCGTGGTGCTCATCGGCACCATGGGTGCGGCCGGGTTCACGGCTCAGGCGGCCACAGCCGCCGGCCGCGCCGCCGGCCCGGACATCAAGGACCGGATTCTCGGCGTCCCGGGGATGAGCCTGGTCGAGGAGAAGCCGTACCCGGGGTACCAGTTCTTCGTCCTGAACTACACGCAGCCGGTGGACCACAAGAACCCCTGGAAGGGCACCTTCCAGCAGCGTCTGACGCTGCTGCACAAGGACACGTCCCGCCCGACGGTGTTCTTCACGTCCGGCTACAACGTCAACACCAACCCGCGCCGCAGTGAGCCGACGACCATCGTCGACGGCAACCAGGTGTCCCTGGAGTATCGGTTCTTCACTCCCTCCCGGCCCGATCCCGCCAACTGGGCGAACCTGGACATCTGGCAGGCCGCCAGCGACCAGCACCGCGTCTTCACCGCCCTGAAGAAGATCTACACCAAGAACTGGCTCGCCACGGGCGCCAGCAAGGGCGGCATGACGGCCACCTACTACGAGCGCTTCTACCCGCGTGACATGGACGGCGTCGTCGCGTACGTCGCGCCCAACGACGTCGTCAACAAGGAGGACTCGGCCTACGACCGGTTCTTCACCAAGGTCGGCACCAAGGAGTGCCGCGACAAGCTGAACGCCGTGCAGCGCGAGGCGCTCGTGCGCCGCGACGCGCTGGAGGTCAAGTACGCGGCCGCCGCCGCCGAGAACGGCTGGACCTTCACCACCATCGGCAACCTTGACAAGGCCTACGAGGCCGTCGTCCTCGACTACGTGTGGGCCTACTGGCAGTACAGCCTGCTCTCCGACTGCGGCACCATCCCGACGGCCGCCACCGCGACCGACCAGGAGATCTGGGACTCGATCGACACGATCTCCGGCTTCTCGGCCTACACCGACCAGGGACTGGAGACGTACACGCCGTACTACTACCAGGCGGGTACCCAGCTCGGTGCGCCCACCATCAAGCTGCCGCACCTGGGCAACCTGAGCCGCTACGGCTACCAGGGCCCGCGGAACTTCGTCCCCCGCGACATCCCGATGTCCTTCCAGCCGACGGCCATGGCGGACGTGGACAGCTGGGTCCGCGACAACGCCAACCAGATGCTGTTCGTGTACGGGCAGAACGACCCGTGGGGCGCGGAACCGTTCCACCTCGGCTACGGGGTGCGCGACAGCTACGTGATGACGGCTCCGGGCGCCAACCACGGAGCCAGCGTCTCCAAGCTCCTGGACGGCGAGAAGACGCTGGCCACCGCGAAGATCCTGCAGTGGGCCGGAGTGGCCCCGGCCGCCACGCTCACCGACGCGGGCCGGGCGACGCCGCTGGCGAAGCCGGACGCGCGGCTCGACCAGCATGACCTGGAGCGCGAGCAGCAGCTGCGCCCGTAG
- a CDS encoding ABC transporter ATP-binding protein, producing the protein MAAAETAAEGKQGWGRRLAAYTWRYKLNVLLALGSSLAGMAVMALVPLITKVIIDDVIGDKTKSMGVWAGLLIGAAVLVYVLTYIRRYYGGRLALDVQHDLRTDMYDTIARLDGRRQDELSTGQVVGRATSDLQLIQGLLFMLPMTIGNFLLFGISLGVMLWLSPLLTLVALLMAPALWFIAKRSRKKLFPATWYAQGQAAAVAGVVDGAVTGVRVVKGFGQEEQETGKLRAAGRRLFAGRMRTIRLNSRYTPALQAVPALAQVAMLALGGWMATEGQVTLGTFVAFSTYLAQLVGPVRMLAMVLTVGQQARAGVERVCELIDTEPVIREGTTELPSDAPATVEFEDVAFGYDPERPVLDGFSLSLAEGETVALVGTSGSGKSTVSLLLPRFYDTDRGTVRVGGHDVRDLTYDSLRAAIGLVPEDSFLFSDTIRANIAYGHPAATDEQIEGAARAAQAEGFIQALPAGYDTKVGEQGLTLSGGQRQRIALARAILTDPRLLLLDDATSAVDARVEHEIHEALRAVMAGRTTLLIAHRRSTLGLADRIAVLDRGRLADIGTHEELERRSPLYRRLLTDPDALGAGSPRTPDAPPMAEFERDLDRNIERDIELEAEIDSEQVSAKRRVADGVTPELWRRRETTDAVTGPAIDGMPATPELLAQVAALPPAEDTPDVDETRAAAAEDSYGLRRLLHGFWAPLSISLGLVAVDAGSGLLLPILIRHGIDKGVEQAALGAVWAAALLALVVVVAQWAAQFAETRMTGRTGERVLYALRVKIFAQLQRLGLDYYERELTGKIMTRMTTDVDSLSSFLQTGLVTAVVSVFTFFGILVALLVLDVELALIVFATLPVLVVGTIVFRRRSVAAYELARDRVSLVNADLQESVSGLRIVQAFRRQGSGAARFAERSDSYREARVRGQWLISVYFPFVQLLSSGAAAAVLIVGAGRVEAGTLTTGALVAYLLYIDLFFAPVQQLSQVFDGYQQATVSLGRIQGLLREPTTTPRPEVPVEVRELRGDIAFEDVRFAYGTAEERGEKGEALSGISLRIPAGQTVAFVGETGAGKSTLVKLVARFYDPTSGRVTADGTDLRELDMTAYRHRLGVVPQEPYLFPGTVRDAIAYGRTGASDAEVEAAARAVGAHDMIATLDGGYLHAVAERGRNLSAGQRQLIALARAELVDPDVLLLDEATAALDLATEAQVNQATDRLAGKRTTLVVAHRLTTAARADRVVVMDRGRVVEDGSHAELLARGGRYAELWRTFVGEDERAAA; encoded by the coding sequence GTGGCGGCGGCAGAGACGGCGGCTGAGGGAAAACAGGGCTGGGGCAGGAGGCTCGCCGCGTACACCTGGCGGTACAAGCTCAATGTGCTGCTCGCGCTCGGGTCCTCGCTGGCCGGGATGGCCGTCATGGCGCTCGTGCCGCTGATCACCAAGGTGATCATCGACGACGTCATCGGGGACAAGACCAAGTCCATGGGCGTCTGGGCCGGCCTGCTCATAGGCGCCGCGGTGCTCGTGTACGTGCTGACCTACATACGCCGGTACTACGGCGGCCGGCTCGCGCTCGACGTGCAGCACGACCTCCGCACCGACATGTACGACACCATCGCCCGCCTCGACGGCCGGCGCCAGGACGAGCTGTCCACCGGACAGGTCGTCGGGCGGGCCACCAGTGACCTGCAGCTCATCCAGGGCCTGCTCTTCATGCTCCCGATGACCATCGGGAACTTCCTCCTCTTCGGGATATCCCTCGGCGTCATGCTGTGGCTGTCCCCGCTGCTCACCCTCGTCGCGCTGCTCATGGCCCCGGCCCTCTGGTTCATCGCCAAGCGCAGCCGCAAGAAGCTCTTCCCCGCCACCTGGTACGCCCAGGGCCAGGCCGCCGCCGTCGCCGGCGTCGTCGACGGCGCCGTGACCGGCGTCCGCGTCGTCAAGGGCTTCGGGCAGGAGGAGCAGGAGACCGGCAAGCTGCGCGCCGCCGGCCGCCGCCTGTTCGCCGGGCGGATGCGGACCATCCGCCTCAACTCGCGCTACACCCCCGCCCTCCAGGCCGTGCCCGCCCTCGCCCAGGTCGCGATGCTGGCCCTCGGCGGCTGGATGGCCACCGAAGGCCAGGTCACCCTCGGCACCTTCGTCGCCTTCTCCACCTACCTCGCCCAGCTCGTCGGCCCCGTCCGCATGCTCGCCATGGTGCTCACCGTCGGCCAGCAGGCCCGCGCCGGCGTCGAGCGGGTCTGCGAGCTGATCGACACCGAGCCCGTCATCCGGGAGGGCACCACCGAGCTGCCCTCCGACGCGCCCGCCACCGTCGAGTTCGAGGACGTGGCCTTCGGGTACGACCCCGAGCGGCCCGTGCTCGACGGCTTCTCCCTCTCCCTCGCCGAAGGCGAGACCGTGGCCCTCGTCGGAACCTCCGGCTCCGGCAAGTCCACCGTCTCCCTCCTGCTGCCGCGCTTCTACGACACCGACCGCGGCACCGTCCGCGTCGGCGGCCACGACGTCCGCGACCTGACGTACGACTCCCTGCGCGCCGCCATCGGCCTGGTCCCGGAAGACTCGTTCCTCTTCTCCGACACCATCCGCGCCAACATCGCCTACGGGCACCCCGCCGCCACCGACGAGCAGATCGAGGGCGCCGCCCGCGCCGCCCAGGCCGAGGGCTTCATCCAGGCCCTGCCCGCCGGTTACGACACCAAGGTCGGCGAGCAGGGGCTCACCCTCTCCGGCGGCCAGCGCCAGCGCATCGCCCTCGCCCGCGCCATCCTCACCGACCCCCGGCTGCTGCTCCTCGACGACGCCACCTCCGCCGTGGACGCCCGCGTCGAACACGAGATCCACGAGGCGCTGCGGGCCGTCATGGCCGGCCGCACCACCCTCCTCATCGCCCACCGCCGCTCCACGCTCGGCCTGGCCGACCGGATCGCCGTACTCGACCGCGGCCGCCTCGCAGACATCGGCACCCACGAGGAGCTGGAGCGCCGCTCCCCCCTCTACCGCCGGCTGCTCACCGACCCGGACGCGCTGGGCGCCGGATCGCCGCGCACCCCCGACGCGCCGCCGATGGCCGAGTTCGAGCGCGACCTGGACCGCAACATCGAGCGCGACATCGAACTCGAAGCCGAGATCGACTCCGAACAGGTCAGCGCCAAGCGCCGGGTCGCCGACGGGGTGACCCCCGAGCTCTGGCGCCGCCGGGAGACGACCGACGCCGTCACCGGTCCCGCCATCGACGGCATGCCCGCGACCCCCGAACTGCTCGCGCAGGTGGCCGCGCTGCCGCCGGCCGAGGACACCCCCGACGTGGACGAGACCCGCGCCGCGGCCGCCGAGGACAGCTACGGCCTGCGCCGGCTGCTCCACGGCTTCTGGGCGCCGCTCTCCATCAGCCTCGGCCTCGTCGCCGTCGACGCCGGTTCCGGGCTGCTCCTGCCGATCCTGATCCGGCACGGCATCGACAAGGGCGTCGAGCAGGCCGCCCTCGGTGCCGTCTGGGCGGCCGCCCTCCTCGCCCTCGTGGTCGTCGTGGCGCAGTGGGCCGCGCAGTTCGCCGAGACCCGGATGACCGGCCGTACTGGCGAGCGCGTGCTGTACGCGCTCCGCGTCAAGATCTTCGCCCAGCTCCAGCGCCTCGGCCTCGACTACTACGAGCGCGAGCTGACCGGCAAGATCATGACCCGGATGACCACCGACGTGGACTCCCTCTCCAGCTTCCTGCAGACCGGGCTCGTCACCGCCGTCGTCTCCGTCTTCACCTTCTTCGGCATCCTGGTCGCCCTGCTCGTCCTCGACGTCGAACTCGCGCTGATCGTCTTCGCCACCCTCCCCGTCCTGGTCGTCGGCACGATCGTCTTCCGCCGCAGGTCGGTCGCCGCCTACGAGCTCGCCCGCGACCGGGTCAGCCTGGTCAACGCCGACCTCCAGGAGTCCGTCTCCGGCCTGCGCATCGTCCAGGCCTTCCGCCGCCAGGGTTCTGGCGCCGCCCGGTTCGCCGAGCGCAGCGACTCGTACCGCGAGGCCCGGGTGCGCGGGCAGTGGCTGATATCCGTCTACTTCCCGTTCGTGCAGCTGCTGTCCTCGGGCGCCGCGGCCGCCGTGCTGATCGTCGGCGCGGGCCGGGTCGAGGCCGGCACCCTCACCACCGGCGCGCTGGTCGCGTACCTGCTCTACATCGACCTGTTCTTCGCCCCCGTGCAGCAGCTCTCCCAGGTCTTCGACGGCTACCAGCAGGCGACCGTCTCCCTCGGCCGCATCCAGGGGCTGCTGCGCGAACCCACCACCACCCCGCGGCCCGAGGTCCCGGTCGAGGTGCGGGAGCTGCGTGGCGACATCGCCTTCGAGGACGTCCGCTTCGCCTACGGCACCGCCGAGGAGCGGGGCGAGAAGGGCGAGGCGCTGTCCGGAATCAGCCTGCGGATACCCGCCGGGCAGACCGTCGCCTTCGTCGGCGAGACCGGGGCCGGCAAGTCCACCCTGGTCAAGCTCGTGGCCCGGTTCTACGACCCGACCTCCGGCCGGGTCACCGCCGACGGCACCGATCTGCGGGAGCTCGACATGACCGCGTACCGCCACCGCCTCGGCGTGGTCCCCCAGGAGCCGTACCTGTTCCCGGGGACGGTCCGCGACGCCATCGCCTACGGGCGCACCGGGGCGAGCGACGCCGAGGTGGAGGCGGCCGCCCGCGCGGTCGGCGCCCACGACATGATCGCCACCCTGGACGGCGGCTACCTGCACGCCGTCGCCGAGCGCGGCCGCAACCTCTCGGCCGGCCAGCGCCAGCTGATCGCGCTGGCCCGCGCCGAACTCGTCGACCCGGACGTGCTGCTGCTCGACGAGGCCACCGCCGCGCTCGACCTCGCCACCGAGGCGCAGGTCAACCAGGCCACCGACCGGCTCGCGGGCAAGCGGACCACCCTGGTCGTGGCGCACCGGCTGACCACCGCCGCCCGTGCCGACCGGGTCGTGGTGATGGACCGCGGCCGGGTCGTGGAGGACGGCTCCCACGCCGAACTGCTGGCCCGCGGCGGCCGGTACGCCGAGCTGTGGCGCACGTTCGTCGGGGAGGACGAGCGGGCCGCCGCCTGA